The Candidatus Binatia bacterium genome window below encodes:
- a CDS encoding PKD domain-containing protein → MRLSNSTILFAATILAFAPALAQAADDSQQSAAPLLVAQNDAGKAQAAAAEPAQAADGAAEPGALTAFADADESSGETPHSVRLDVDVIPGTGHPPFTYIWDFGDATKFSTAKSPVHTYIIPGSFRASVIVTDSKGEIDQDFSDISVDEGEEPGGVTAEQLMRMMPPNEIAPELDGVPGVDAMGRSGK, encoded by the coding sequence ATGAGACTTTCGAATTCGACGATTCTGTTCGCCGCCACTATTCTCGCCTTTGCCCCGGCGTTGGCTCAGGCGGCTGACGACTCGCAACAGTCTGCCGCCCCGCTTCTGGTGGCGCAGAATGATGCTGGCAAGGCCCAGGCCGCGGCTGCCGAGCCCGCCCAGGCCGCCGACGGCGCCGCGGAGCCGGGTGCGCTGACCGCATTTGCCGACGCGGACGAGAGCAGCGGGGAGACCCCGCACAGCGTGAGGCTCGATGTCGACGTGATCCCGGGGACGGGACACCCCCCGTTCACGTACATCTGGGACTTCGGTGACGCGACGAAGTTCAGCACGGCGAAGTCGCCGGTTCACACCTACATCATCCCTGGGAGCTTCCGGGCCAGCGTGATCGTGACGGACTCCAAAGGGGAGATCGATCAGGACTTCTCCGACATCTCCGTCGACGAGGGCGAAGAGCCGGGGGGCGTCACGGCGGAGCAGTTGATGCGGATGATGCCGCCCAATGAGATCGCACCCGAGCTCGACGGCGTCCCCGGTGTCGACGCGATGGGCAGGAGCGGCAAGTAG
- a CDS encoding DUF1499 domain-containing protein, with protein sequence MSDENSQGGAPATWLDWIGFAAAGALVLGPLLGWFRVIPALPAFYLFVLGGLLSVIAGVSALIQAARGRGFGAGRTAALLGGMIFIFTTSTVGRGSVTNDFTTDLHDPPVFEHAATLPANAARDMAYDPSFEAEQKKCCADLASLELPVPVEKAFEVALQAARAMPAWTVVWDDPASGRIEAVVVTRVFGFKDDVAIRVRSDGTASRLDMRSKSRDGRGDIGANSARIRAYLASIGDEK encoded by the coding sequence ATGAGTGACGAAAATAGCCAAGGGGGAGCCCCCGCAACCTGGCTCGACTGGATCGGCTTCGCAGCCGCTGGAGCCTTAGTCCTGGGGCCCCTTTTGGGGTGGTTCCGGGTGATTCCGGCCCTCCCCGCGTTCTATCTCTTCGTCCTCGGGGGCCTCCTGTCGGTGATCGCCGGTGTGAGCGCCCTGATTCAGGCCGCGCGCGGCCGAGGGTTCGGAGCCGGCAGAACCGCCGCCCTACTCGGCGGAATGATCTTCATTTTCACCACCTCGACCGTTGGCCGTGGTTCCGTGACGAACGACTTCACTACCGACCTTCATGACCCTCCGGTCTTCGAGCACGCCGCGACCCTACCGGCCAACGCCGCGCGGGACATGGCCTACGACCCCAGCTTCGAGGCCGAGCAAAAGAAATGCTGCGCCGACCTCGCGAGCCTGGAGCTCCCGGTACCGGTCGAGAAGGCCTTCGAGGTCGCCCTCCAGGCGGCGCGCGCGATGCCGGCGTGGACGGTCGTGTGGGACGACCCCGCCTCGGGCCGGATCGAAGCCGTCGTCGTCACTCGCGTATTCGGGTTCAAAGACGACGTGGCGATCCGTGTTCGCAGCGACGGAACCGCCAGTCGACTCGACATGCGATCGAAGTCGCGCGACGGTCGCGGCGACATCGGTGCAAACTCCGCGCGTATTCGCGCGTACCTCGCGTCGATCGGCGACGAAAAGTAG
- the gatB gene encoding Asp-tRNA(Asn)/Glu-tRNA(Gln) amidotransferase subunit GatB — protein MNQDTRAGQDAPPDYGDWEPVIGLEVHAQLLTESKLFCGCSASFGAAPNSHTCPVCMGFPGVLPVLNERALELSLRTSVATGCRIPPVARWARKNYFYPDLPKGFQVSMFDEPLAVEGFVEIDTPEGLKSVRLTRIHMEEDAGKSIHDAHEAHSLVDLNRTGVPLMEIVSEPDMSSAAEAVAYLRALRSILLYLEVCDGNMDEGSFRCDANVSVRRLGATELTTRTETKNMNSFRSVERAIDFEIRRQIELVGDGGRVTQETRSWDADRGRSTPMRSKEHAHDYRYFPEPDLLPLETSQERVEALRAELPELPRARRARFVSQYGLPEYDAEVLTARRDLGDYFEAAVAVHDSAKSISNWVMGDVLRLVREGRLDGALVIQKWPVSADHLAQLVQLIDDSTISGKIAKTVFDEMHQSGDAPGDIVERKGLRQVTDQSAITAAVDSVLEQQPDKVAEYHGGKDKLIGFFVGQVMKATGGKANPKAVNEILRARLAKP, from the coding sequence CGCCCAACTCCTAACGGAGTCGAAGCTATTCTGCGGCTGCTCGGCGAGCTTCGGGGCAGCCCCCAACTCGCACACGTGCCCGGTCTGCATGGGCTTTCCCGGCGTCCTCCCGGTCTTAAACGAACGCGCACTGGAGTTGTCGCTCCGGACCAGCGTCGCCACCGGTTGCCGCATCCCACCAGTCGCCCGTTGGGCGCGCAAGAACTACTTCTACCCAGACCTTCCCAAGGGCTTTCAGGTCAGCATGTTCGACGAACCGCTGGCCGTGGAGGGCTTCGTCGAGATCGACACCCCGGAGGGACTGAAGAGCGTGCGCCTCACGCGCATTCACATGGAGGAGGATGCCGGCAAAAGCATCCACGACGCCCATGAGGCGCACTCCCTCGTGGACCTGAACCGAACGGGCGTCCCCTTGATGGAGATCGTCAGCGAGCCGGACATGTCGTCCGCGGCGGAAGCCGTCGCCTACCTCCGCGCCCTTCGCTCGATCCTGCTCTACCTCGAGGTGTGCGACGGAAACATGGACGAGGGCAGCTTTCGCTGTGACGCCAACGTGTCCGTGCGAAGGCTCGGCGCCACCGAGCTGACCACCCGAACTGAAACCAAGAACATGAACTCGTTCCGGAGCGTCGAGCGAGCGATCGACTTCGAGATCCGCCGCCAAATCGAACTGGTTGGAGACGGCGGTCGCGTCACCCAGGAAACGCGCAGCTGGGACGCCGACCGCGGCCGCTCGACGCCGATGCGATCCAAGGAACACGCACACGACTACCGCTACTTCCCCGAGCCCGACCTCCTTCCGCTGGAGACGTCGCAAGAGCGCGTAGAAGCGCTCCGCGCCGAGCTCCCGGAGCTACCACGAGCCCGTCGCGCGCGCTTCGTCAGCCAGTACGGCTTGCCGGAATACGACGCCGAGGTGCTGACCGCGCGACGCGACCTCGGAGACTACTTCGAAGCGGCGGTCGCCGTGCATGACAGCGCAAAATCCATCTCCAACTGGGTCATGGGCGACGTCTTGCGGCTGGTTCGAGAGGGTCGTCTGGACGGCGCACTCGTCATCCAGAAGTGGCCCGTCTCAGCAGACCACCTCGCACAGCTCGTCCAACTGATTGATGACTCGACGATCAGCGGGAAGATCGCCAAGACCGTGTTCGACGAGATGCACCAGTCGGGCGACGCCCCGGGAGACATCGTAGAGCGAAAGGGCCTGCGTCAAGTCACCGACCAGAGCGCCATCACCGCCGCGGTCGATAGCGTGCTCGAGCAACAGCCGGACAAGGTCGCCGAGTACCACGGAGGCAAGGATAAGCTCATCGGTTTCTTCGTCGGACAGGTCATGAAGGCCACTGGCGGCAAGGCCAACCCGAAGGCCGTGAACGAAATCCTTCGCGCACGGCTCGCAAAGCCCTGA
- a CDS encoding HU family DNA-binding protein: MTKSEFLDKLAQSADITKKQADIVLTTLVEVAHKVVKKGEPVKIPGLGILRLRKMKARMGRNPQTGEAIKIPARKKVGFTVSKSFKDAVLGVKK; this comes from the coding sequence ATGACGAAATCAGAGTTTCTCGACAAGCTGGCCCAATCGGCCGACATCACCAAGAAGCAGGCGGACATCGTCCTCACGACTCTCGTTGAGGTCGCGCACAAAGTCGTGAAGAAGGGCGAGCCCGTGAAGATTCCGGGTCTCGGAATTCTTCGGCTTCGCAAGATGAAAGCGCGCATGGGGCGCAACCCGCAGACCGGCGAGGCGATCAAGATCCCGGCGCGGAAGAAGGTTGGTTTCACGGTTTCCAAGAGCTTCAAGGACGCCGTGCTCGGCGTGAAGAAGTAG